A region of Candidatus Abyssobacteria bacterium SURF_5 DNA encodes the following proteins:
- a CDS encoding 3-hydroxyacyl-CoA dehydrogenase, with protein METNAINNILILGAGTMGSRISLGCALNGYNVTLYDISEQALQGVEFRHQFMGERWITENVTTREDIENCLQRIKTSTDPAEAAADADLLIEAVSERIELKHRVFKHFDSLCPAKTIFVSNTSSLLTSEMETAVERKDRFAALHFHGYKSVVDIMKGTATSDETVDILKKFCRSMGELPIVMLKEKEGFLHNSMFIAWLESALWLAAGGFGTVEDIDRSWMKVHKSVYGPFGALDIVGLDVARDIGNGLKNKGFGGHWEEIEKFLQPYIDRGHLGLKTLQGFYSYPDPAFMQPDFLDGKQG; from the coding sequence ATGGAGACTAACGCTATCAATAACATCCTTATTCTTGGCGCCGGCACGATGGGCTCGCGCATCTCGCTTGGGTGCGCTTTGAATGGATATAATGTCACCCTCTACGACATCTCCGAGCAAGCTCTTCAAGGGGTGGAATTTCGGCACCAATTCATGGGCGAACGGTGGATTACGGAAAATGTGACTACTCGGGAAGATATCGAGAACTGCTTGCAGCGCATCAAGACGTCCACCGATCCGGCTGAGGCGGCGGCCGATGCCGACCTGTTGATCGAGGCCGTCTCGGAGAGAATCGAGCTGAAGCACCGGGTATTCAAGCATTTTGATTCGCTTTGCCCGGCGAAAACGATTTTTGTTTCAAATACCTCATCGTTGCTCACCAGCGAGATGGAGACGGCTGTCGAACGGAAAGACAGGTTTGCCGCGCTGCATTTTCACGGCTACAAGAGCGTGGTCGATATCATGAAGGGGACGGCCACATCCGACGAAACGGTGGACATACTCAAGAAGTTCTGCCGCAGCATGGGCGAACTTCCGATCGTGATGCTCAAGGAGAAGGAAGGATTCCTGCACAATTCGATGTTCATCGCGTGGCTCGAATCGGCTCTGTGGCTGGCGGCCGGCGGATTCGGCACCGTTGAGGACATCGACCGCTCCTGGATGAAAGTGCACAAGAGCGTTTACGGCCCGTTCGGCGCGCTGGATATCGTTGGGCTCGACGTGGCCCGAGATATCGGCAACGGATTAAAGAACAAGGGTTTTGGCGGCCATTGGGAGGAAATCGAGAAATTTCTCCAACCGTATATCGACCGCGGCCACCTCGGCCTCAAGACCCTGCAGGGATTCTATTCATATCCCGATCCGGCCTTCATGCAGCCGGACTTTCTTGATGGAAAGCAGGGTTAG